A DNA window from Paenibacillus sp. HWE-109 contains the following coding sequences:
- a CDS encoding GGDEF domain-containing protein: MITNLTDSETTWARKIWISYWYIIGVQLLAQLFSYLFLPYDAQVVEFYYYVLLFPTLKMSATVGLAWIVNKFFRKYSFYTLVVAGTILAILIIRLNTDIRIISALFLLPILVSVIFYRSRLTLFSAILQLLGFIFLYFGDESYRSHLSDFDLVAIPCFIGACTLLAINIMSRGRELQEALLTTMTAKQELMIQYAIMRKQAQIDSLTHLYNQASFYEHFDMALTYSGERSSSFFLALLDIDNFKTINDTFGHLIGDVVLSRVAQIIKETISSNDIAARYGGEEFALLLFETDVARAIKLVETIRTTVSGTKHEEMAGKVVTISIGIASYEPGMSKETLFEKADKKLYKAKNSGKNRTVT; encoded by the coding sequence ATGATAACGAATTTAACAGACAGCGAAACAACTTGGGCCCGCAAAATATGGATTTCCTATTGGTATATCATCGGGGTACAACTTCTGGCTCAACTTTTCTCTTATCTTTTTTTACCTTACGACGCTCAGGTTGTGGAATTTTACTACTATGTCCTCCTGTTCCCGACTTTGAAAATGTCTGCAACTGTAGGTCTGGCCTGGATAGTCAACAAATTTTTCCGAAAATATTCCTTTTACACCTTAGTAGTCGCAGGGACGATTCTGGCGATCCTCATCATTCGACTTAACACAGATATCCGGATCATTTCTGCCCTGTTTTTACTCCCTATACTCGTATCGGTCATTTTTTATCGAAGTCGATTAACCCTTTTCTCTGCAATTTTGCAGCTGCTTGGATTTATCTTTTTGTACTTCGGGGATGAGAGTTACCGGAGCCATTTATCAGATTTCGATCTGGTTGCAATCCCTTGCTTTATCGGCGCCTGCACCCTGCTGGCCATAAACATTATGAGCCGCGGTCGTGAGCTGCAGGAAGCTTTGCTTACGACAATGACGGCCAAGCAAGAGTTAATGATTCAATATGCCATTATGCGCAAACAAGCCCAAATCGACTCGCTCACTCATTTATATAACCAAGCATCCTTCTATGAGCATTTCGATATGGCGCTGACTTACAGCGGGGAGCGCAGCTCCTCATTTTTCCTGGCTTTACTTGATATCGACAACTTCAAAACCATCAATGATACTTTCGGCCACTTGATCGGCGATGTTGTTCTTTCACGCGTTGCGCAGATCATTAAGGAAACGATCTCGTCCAACGATATTGCCGCACGTTACGGAGGCGAAGAGTTTGCGCTTCTATTGTTTGAAACCGACGTTGCGCGTGCCATCAAATTGGTCGAGACGATTCGAACCACCGTGTCCGGTACGAAGCATGAGGAAATGGCCGGCAAAGTCGTCACCATTAGTATCGGCATCGCAAGTTACGAACCTGGGATGAGCAAAGAAACCCTTTTTGAAAAGGCTGACAAAAAATTATATAAGGCCAAAAATTCAGGCAAAAATAGAACCGTGACTTAG
- a CDS encoding AraC family transcriptional regulator, protein MSESNRNLLENLLFSSLHIYHYQGQAGGILRKRTIHFYAVCVITGGKGVVSINDEVYAAEQGDYFVFLPGMIVEGNSHAVDPIQYAIGLFSCMQVSKHRKEWRIQQPQFERKGKIQVPPDDYDIKAAADQLMNANANKHTPNAIKRKYDLHHLLMLLMTCSGVRGDITEAAVGMAHALAYMNENFMKDTRIGELARIAGYSTNHFIRTFKDQMNMTPTEYVLKQRMAKAKQLLFSSEKMKEVAQQVGYKDEHYFSRVFKKAEGTAPTLYLKDQSRRIATLYYGIDDYLLTLGLKPVAALSYVERVSHTYPVDSLTAFNKDVVRLDSMKLNYNKLIQTKPDLILTSDRLEENEALKHIAPTAVLKHSNDSSTMLAYIAGILGREQQAAVWLDSYAERKQAIQKKIKEKWGKQTAYCIRVSPTFYRIYGIDNQIGSLLYEDAGLTLPSAISAQEWAIDIQLQDLNGYNADHIFLMTDPTEASRQRLHRLLESEEWRSLDAVRNHQVYDASDLRFKTLGPAGRMWALNDLADQLRI, encoded by the coding sequence ATGAGCGAATCGAATAGGAACCTGCTCGAAAATTTATTGTTCTCTTCCCTACATATCTATCATTATCAGGGACAAGCAGGGGGGATTTTGCGGAAAAGAACGATTCATTTCTATGCGGTCTGCGTGATAACGGGTGGCAAAGGCGTCGTTTCCATTAATGATGAGGTCTACGCGGCTGAACAAGGGGATTATTTCGTATTCTTGCCCGGTATGATTGTTGAAGGCAACTCTCATGCCGTTGACCCTATTCAATATGCAATTGGGCTCTTTTCATGCATGCAAGTAAGCAAGCATAGGAAAGAGTGGCGCATACAGCAGCCTCAATTTGAGCGTAAGGGCAAGATACAAGTGCCTCCTGATGACTATGATATCAAGGCAGCGGCAGATCAGTTGATGAATGCTAACGCGAATAAACACACGCCGAACGCAATTAAGCGGAAGTATGACTTGCATCACTTGCTTATGCTGCTCATGACTTGCAGCGGGGTACGCGGAGATATTACGGAAGCCGCCGTGGGTATGGCGCATGCCCTTGCCTACATGAACGAGAACTTTATGAAGGATACGCGAATTGGTGAATTAGCGCGAATTGCTGGATACAGTACGAATCATTTTATTAGAACGTTCAAGGACCAGATGAATATGACACCTACGGAATATGTGCTCAAACAGCGTATGGCCAAAGCCAAGCAGCTTCTTTTCTCATCCGAGAAAATGAAGGAAGTGGCTCAGCAAGTGGGCTATAAGGATGAACACTATTTCAGCAGGGTATTCAAGAAGGCGGAAGGAACGGCGCCCACGCTGTATTTGAAAGACCAAAGCCGGCGAATTGCTACCTTGTACTATGGGATTGATGATTACTTGCTAACACTGGGCCTCAAGCCCGTTGCCGCCTTATCCTATGTAGAGCGAGTATCACACACCTATCCGGTCGACTCTCTGACTGCGTTCAATAAGGACGTCGTTCGCCTGGACAGCATGAAATTGAATTATAATAAGCTGATTCAAACCAAACCGGATCTCATTCTTACCAGCGATCGTTTAGAAGAGAATGAGGCTTTGAAACATATTGCACCAACCGCCGTACTAAAGCATTCGAACGATTCAAGCACCATGCTGGCTTATATAGCAGGCATATTAGGCAGGGAACAGCAAGCGGCGGTATGGCTTGATAGTTATGCAGAACGAAAGCAAGCGATTCAGAAGAAGATCAAGGAAAAATGGGGGAAGCAGACTGCCTACTGTATTAGAGTGAGCCCTACTTTCTACCGCATATATGGAATCGATAATCAGATAGGATCGCTTCTCTATGAGGATGCCGGACTTACGCTGCCAAGTGCGATTTCAGCTCAGGAGTGGGCTATTGATATTCAATTGCAGGATTTGAACGGCTATAATGCCGATCATATTTTCCTTATGACAGATCCAACAGAGGCATCCAGACAACGGCTGCATAGACTTCTGGAATCGGAGGAATGGAGATCACTAGATGCGGTAAGGAATCATCAGGTGTATGACGCAAGCGATCTGCGATTCAAAACGTTAGGACCAGCCGGACGAATGTGGGCACTGAATGATCTCGCGGATCAGCTGAGAATCTAG
- a CDS encoding ABC transporter substrate-binding protein encodes MHRFKLTAVLMAAVLLGLLVACGSNKEPVQQEQTKATADKATRTITHLKGSTVIPAKINKVVVLSAAYIDHLLTIGEKPSGVNVEVRYGGDYLPYLASKLAGVPLVGTADSPNLEAIVQIAPDVILIESRTADKTYEQLQKIAPTIVLGNEWLAYESDTTFWTKDLLTIAEMYDKVDMAKAKIAQLEEKAVKVREKIKAMDNKKLAYLRVREKNLQLYAQNGHPTNVLLYHDLGFTPSALTPKDQRADLSLEKIPELQADYIVLEVDPNARDNRKNMNESALWKNNPAVLNNKMYETDSFWLFKGWGVIGRGEIIDEITKMIQ; translated from the coding sequence ATGCATAGATTCAAATTAACCGCAGTACTTATGGCTGCCGTCCTATTAGGTTTATTGGTCGCTTGCGGCAGCAATAAAGAGCCAGTTCAGCAGGAGCAAACCAAAGCAACCGCGGACAAAGCAACGAGAACGATCACTCATCTCAAAGGAAGTACCGTTATTCCTGCTAAAATAAATAAGGTCGTAGTTCTGTCAGCAGCCTATATCGATCACTTGCTCACGATTGGCGAAAAGCCGAGCGGGGTGAATGTTGAAGTGCGTTATGGAGGGGATTATCTGCCCTATTTGGCAAGCAAATTGGCAGGTGTGCCGCTTGTCGGTACTGCGGATAGTCCGAATTTGGAGGCCATTGTTCAGATCGCTCCCGATGTGATTCTCATTGAAAGCCGCACGGCGGATAAAACGTACGAACAGCTGCAGAAAATCGCACCCACCATCGTTCTTGGCAATGAGTGGCTTGCCTACGAAAGTGATACGACTTTTTGGACAAAGGATCTGTTAACCATCGCTGAGATGTATGACAAAGTCGATATGGCCAAAGCGAAGATAGCGCAGTTGGAAGAGAAAGCAGTCAAGGTTAGAGAGAAAATCAAGGCTATGGATAATAAGAAGCTTGCCTATTTGCGTGTAAGAGAAAAGAACCTTCAGCTATATGCCCAAAATGGGCACCCAACCAATGTTTTGCTGTATCATGATCTTGGATTTACACCATCAGCGCTTACGCCAAAGGATCAAAGAGCGGATCTTTCCCTGGAGAAAATTCCTGAATTACAGGCGGATTATATTGTCCTGGAAGTGGACCCGAATGCCCGTGACAATCGCAAGAACATGAACGAAAGTGCCTTGTGGAAAAATAACCCTGCCGTCCTGAACAACAAGATGTATGAAACGGATTCCTTCTGGTTATTTAAAGGATGGGGTGTTATAGGCCGCGGAGAGATTATCGACGAAATAACAAAAATGATTCAATAA
- a CDS encoding GntR family transcriptional regulator, which produces MENQAKVSQYIIIKETLDELMQSGQLKVGDRMPPEIELARQFQVSRETVRAAMKQLEQEGKLDVRKGVGRFVRRPLNAIPSSIDKFISTEEIIRSAGLVEGQLKQFVRTEPCQEEWADYLRIPVGTPVIINERTRTANEEPVAHNVNIMPLALVEQAFQKTPLIGSLVRFLESECGIHLTAANAELVVPHHSHPICRKLQVNKDTTVLMMKQIHFDQKHMPVLFSYDYYRNDVFQFWVNRRR; this is translated from the coding sequence ATGGAAAATCAGGCGAAAGTCAGTCAGTATATCATCATTAAGGAAACGCTGGACGAGCTGATGCAAAGTGGTCAGCTCAAAGTTGGCGATCGCATGCCTCCGGAAATAGAGCTGGCTCGCCAATTTCAAGTGAGCCGGGAAACCGTGCGCGCTGCGATGAAGCAGTTGGAGCAGGAAGGAAAGCTGGATGTCAGGAAAGGGGTTGGCCGCTTTGTGCGCCGCCCGTTGAACGCCATTCCGAGTAGTATCGACAAATTCATCTCGACGGAAGAGATCATCCGTTCCGCGGGATTAGTGGAAGGCCAATTGAAGCAATTTGTGCGAACAGAACCTTGTCAGGAGGAATGGGCCGACTATTTGAGAATTCCAGTGGGGACGCCTGTTATTATTAATGAACGAACGAGAACGGCTAATGAAGAACCTGTTGCGCATAATGTGAATATTATGCCGCTTGCCTTGGTTGAGCAGGCTTTTCAGAAAACACCGCTGATCGGCTCCTTGGTTCGGTTTCTGGAATCCGAATGCGGTATTCATCTGACCGCTGCCAATGCGGAGTTGGTCGTTCCTCATCATTCCCATCCGATTTGCCGCAAGCTTCAAGTGAACAAAGACACAACAGTCCTCATGATGAAGCAAATCCACTTTGACCAAAAGCATATGCCTGTCTTATTTTCCTACGATTATTACCGTAACGATGTGTTCCAATTCTGGGTGAACCGTCGGAGGTAA
- a CDS encoding extracellular solute-binding protein, producing the protein MKRLMNVLCILTFTSIVSAGCGTNEAATSTAAVTNGTTAAAATTAAPKKYEINLATAGDTNMTDLQEKNVSLDFQKQYAGSQVRVVNTGAGDAGTQKIFEKLKAQKDAGKTEWDIDLAIVHQSGMQQLIDNDLLDKWVPQSANKQYVVSADSKNSLGTNVEGYVIPLFHSQVALAYNPDKVKQFPANFEDLTTWIKANPKRFGYNGIQNGASGVAFATAYTYWKSGDYKKLSEGPFDASLEQKWPAIMKELKALPVTYTNGNNGTLDMLNRGEIDMGPVWVDMFNLWVSEGRMNPAYGLKIVDPGIPGQPMYVVIPKNAKNKEAALKYADLLTSPETQAKVIVEKNSWYPGIDATAVLPKVSEEGKKKLFKDITAEDLNKRGQSFPINTYFDHLKTAYEKN; encoded by the coding sequence ATGAAGAGATTAATGAACGTACTGTGTATTCTGACGTTTACATCAATAGTTTCGGCTGGTTGCGGAACCAATGAGGCTGCGACTAGCACGGCAGCAGTCACGAATGGAACGACGGCAGCAGCTGCGACTACTGCCGCACCTAAGAAATATGAAATCAATTTGGCAACGGCTGGGGATACGAACATGACGGATCTTCAGGAGAAGAATGTTTCCTTGGATTTCCAAAAGCAGTACGCCGGATCTCAAGTTCGAGTCGTGAATACAGGTGCAGGGGACGCTGGCACGCAAAAAATATTTGAAAAATTAAAAGCCCAAAAAGATGCAGGCAAGACAGAGTGGGATATCGACCTTGCGATTGTGCATCAAAGCGGTATGCAGCAGTTGATTGATAATGACCTATTGGATAAATGGGTGCCGCAATCAGCTAACAAGCAGTATGTTGTTTCGGCTGACAGCAAAAACAGCCTGGGCACCAATGTAGAAGGTTATGTGATTCCGCTCTTCCATAGTCAGGTTGCTCTTGCTTATAACCCGGATAAAGTGAAGCAATTCCCCGCTAACTTCGAGGATCTAACGACTTGGATCAAAGCGAATCCCAAGCGTTTTGGCTATAACGGCATCCAGAATGGTGCGAGTGGCGTCGCATTTGCCACTGCGTATACGTACTGGAAATCAGGCGACTACAAAAAGCTGAGCGAAGGCCCGTTTGACGCGTCACTGGAGCAGAAATGGCCGGCAATTATGAAGGAGCTCAAAGCACTTCCTGTTACCTACACGAACGGCAATAACGGTACGCTCGATATGCTGAACCGTGGTGAAATCGATATGGGACCTGTATGGGTCGATATGTTTAACTTATGGGTGAGCGAAGGACGCATGAACCCTGCATATGGCTTGAAAATCGTCGATCCCGGCATACCAGGTCAACCGATGTATGTGGTGATTCCCAAAAATGCCAAGAACAAAGAAGCGGCTTTAAAGTATGCCGATTTGTTGACCTCTCCTGAAACGCAAGCGAAGGTGATTGTAGAGAAAAATAGCTGGTATCCAGGCATTGACGCAACGGCAGTGCTTCCAAAGGTTAGCGAGGAAGGCAAGAAGAAGTTGTTCAAGGATATTACAGCAGAGGATTTGAATAAACGTGGTCAGTCATTTCCCATCAATACCTACTTCGACCATCTGAAAACGGCATATGAGAAAAACTAA
- a CDS encoding ABC transporter permease, whose amino-acid sequence MRKTNSHSNVFWHQAAGVGLATPAIAVVALLFMYPFVLSFLSSLRSQEQVWTLANYVEAFSLYGGDLLFTLWVCAVSLVLLIGCTAMIGGFLRLGAYPVLEFIFKIPLFVPFVVVGHAMRVFLAPHGTLNSAIAITGWFNPDMLPSFAFSTLGLVAALVWKNLGLALLLVLGGFRSVNEGMLEAARGMGAGKLRLIWHFLVPMNKSSIGVMAVLTFTSMLGCFSIPAMLGNAGGHQMLMMDLYHQSVYQHNYGLANAIGVITYVASMGAAIYYLKGLSKK is encoded by the coding sequence ATGAGAAAAACTAATTCACATTCCAACGTCTTTTGGCATCAAGCAGCAGGAGTGGGACTCGCCACTCCTGCTATTGCCGTTGTCGCGCTGCTTTTCATGTACCCGTTTGTTCTCTCCTTCCTATCGAGCCTCCGCTCCCAGGAGCAGGTATGGACGCTAGCAAATTATGTTGAGGCGTTTTCGCTTTATGGTGGCGACTTGCTGTTTACGCTGTGGGTGTGTGCGGTCAGTTTAGTTTTGCTTATCGGATGCACTGCGATGATCGGCGGATTTTTGCGCTTAGGCGCCTATCCTGTACTGGAATTTATATTTAAAATTCCGCTATTCGTTCCGTTCGTTGTCGTAGGGCATGCGATGCGGGTATTTCTGGCACCGCATGGTACGCTGAATTCCGCCATTGCTATAACGGGCTGGTTCAATCCGGACATGCTGCCATCCTTTGCATTCTCAACGCTCGGCCTTGTTGCCGCTTTGGTGTGGAAAAATCTTGGTTTGGCTCTGCTCCTGGTGCTTGGCGGCTTCCGCTCCGTGAATGAAGGGATGCTGGAAGCGGCAAGGGGGATGGGGGCAGGCAAGCTCAGATTAATCTGGCATTTCCTCGTTCCCATGAACAAAAGCAGCATCGGTGTGATGGCTGTTCTAACCTTCACCTCCATGCTAGGCTGCTTCTCGATTCCTGCTATGTTGGGTAACGCGGGCGGGCATCAAATGCTGATGATGGATCTATATCATCAAAGCGTCTATCAACATAATTACGGATTAGCGAATGCGATTGGCGTTATTACCTATGTAGCTTCTATGGGAGCTGCCATTTACTACCTGAAGGGGTTGTCGAAGAAATGA
- a CDS encoding ABC transporter permease gives MSKSISAAAASSSHNLIGRKPPFARMTRRLLLYAVSIFFIFGPLSSLILWSLAEKWFWPHPFPSAWGFKYWHQVFEGKMLSSLGLSFAIAITVTLLCLVLTVPLSYLIARNRLPFKHVILLLFLLPQAFPQLPVFTNAMVFLYRFDLVGTLTGLTLIHLVGAIVFSVWTLVSVFQSVAESMEEASYMLGGGKVYTFFHVVLPMAAPGIIASSLLVFLYSLDEFTGSLLIGAPFHITMPVFMYNAANGYEMQVASVTSVLLMVPGIILLFFLQRFMRSEYLAAFGRV, from the coding sequence ATGAGCAAATCCATTTCGGCAGCTGCTGCTAGCAGCTCGCATAATCTGATAGGCAGGAAGCCTCCCTTCGCTCGTATGACGCGTCGATTATTGTTGTATGCCGTATCGATATTTTTCATATTTGGGCCGCTGTCGAGCCTTATTCTGTGGTCGCTGGCGGAGAAATGGTTCTGGCCGCACCCGTTCCCAAGCGCTTGGGGATTCAAGTATTGGCATCAAGTATTTGAGGGTAAAATGCTCTCCTCGCTGGGCCTGAGCTTCGCCATCGCCATTACGGTCACACTGCTCTGTTTGGTGCTGACCGTCCCTTTGTCTTATCTCATTGCTCGCAACCGGCTTCCTTTCAAGCATGTGATTCTGCTGTTGTTTCTGCTGCCTCAGGCATTCCCGCAGCTGCCAGTCTTCACGAATGCGATGGTTTTTCTCTATCGATTTGATTTGGTAGGCACGTTGACGGGGCTGACATTGATTCATTTGGTGGGAGCCATCGTGTTCTCAGTATGGACGTTGGTATCCGTGTTTCAATCTGTAGCGGAATCGATGGAAGAGGCTTCATATATGCTCGGTGGCGGGAAAGTGTACACGTTTTTTCATGTGGTGCTGCCGATGGCTGCCCCTGGGATTATCGCGAGTTCGTTATTAGTTTTTTTATATTCGTTGGATGAGTTCACCGGCAGCTTATTAATTGGCGCGCCATTTCATATTACGATGCCTGTCTTTATGTATAACGCTGCCAATGGCTACGAGATGCAGGTCGCTTCAGTCACCTCAGTACTGCTGATGGTACCGGGAATCATCTTGTTGTTTTTCCTGCAACGGTTTATGCGTTCAGAATATTTGGCTGCATTCGGGAGGGTTTAA
- a CDS encoding ABC transporter ATP-binding protein: MGITIQSLNKRYGKKRGITDINLALPKGGLTAIVGPSGCGKTTLLRTLAGFLTADEGRILFGSQDVTHTSPQQRKAAMVFQHYALWPHMSVFDNVAYGLKLQKVAKLDREARVHEVLERVEIDTSDIAARYPQQYSGGQQQRIALARALVVQPEVLLLDEPLSNLDAKVRQRLRVGIRSIQQSFGITAVYVTHDQEEALSMADYVIVMNEGRVEQAGTPEEIYRQPSTYFTAQFLGESHTLTLHRQGTRQKVVIRSGDSFIESNGEVHRDDEGKQQVREENGHYVLQGTIRHHLFMGSYYRYMVEIDGQHIFVDDDALLQAGPCTVKIPCEKAYWFDI, translated from the coding sequence ATGGGCATCACCATTCAAAGCTTGAACAAGCGTTACGGTAAAAAGAGGGGGATTACAGATATCAACCTAGCCCTGCCCAAAGGTGGATTAACAGCCATTGTCGGGCCCAGCGGATGCGGGAAAACGACGCTGCTCAGGACGCTGGCTGGATTCTTGACGGCTGATGAGGGGCGTATCCTATTCGGCTCCCAAGACGTTACGCATACTTCCCCCCAGCAGCGGAAAGCGGCCATGGTCTTTCAACATTACGCGCTCTGGCCGCATATGAGCGTATTCGACAATGTCGCTTATGGTCTGAAGCTGCAAAAGGTGGCGAAGCTGGACCGGGAAGCCCGCGTGCATGAAGTGCTGGAACGGGTAGAAATCGATACGTCCGACATTGCGGCCCGCTATCCGCAGCAATATTCCGGCGGACAGCAGCAGCGAATTGCGCTAGCCAGAGCGCTAGTCGTGCAGCCTGAGGTGCTGCTGCTCGATGAACCTTTGTCCAATCTGGATGCGAAGGTACGTCAAAGGCTAAGGGTTGGGATTCGCAGCATCCAGCAATCTTTTGGCATTACAGCCGTTTATGTGACACATGATCAGGAAGAAGCTTTATCGATGGCCGATTACGTGATTGTTATGAACGAGGGCAGGGTTGAACAAGCGGGCACGCCGGAAGAGATCTATCGCCAGCCCTCCACGTATTTTACGGCTCAATTTCTGGGAGAAAGCCACACGCTCACACTTCATCGACAAGGGACACGTCAGAAAGTTGTTATCCGCTCTGGAGACTCATTTATTGAATCAAATGGTGAAGTTCATCGAGATGACGAAGGCAAGCAGCAGGTAAGAGAAGAGAATGGCCATTATGTGCTGCAGGGGACTATTCGCCATCATTTATTTATGGGGTCCTACTACCGCTATATGGTAGAGATTGACGGTCAACACATCTTTGTTGACGATGATGCGCTTCTTCAGGCGGGGCCCTGCACCGTCAAAATTCCTTGTGAAAAAGCCTATTGGTTTGACATCTAA
- a CDS encoding metallophosphoesterase family protein — MRLIVMGDLHYSLMNGGAEEVLEARDKFYRAMIHHFVQLEADYHISLGDLTHEGVPEEFEHMLQWIGGNVGHFIPVIGNHDAYLLPKSDITAIIGHKRYQAIERDEAHILILDTTKEMNRDDWGGELDEEQLRWLEDELVKSGNKPVLVFGHHPVYGTTARSTMEMMSIDPRTDIRAVLNKKQGQGFYFCGHNHVNSIVQEDNWFYIQTAACLDVPAFRRVELHEGAVRIDLVAIDDAELANYMEIVYANIPGWESIVTANGEEKDRVLEVKLLSN, encoded by the coding sequence ATGCGATTGATCGTGATGGGAGACTTGCATTATTCGCTGATGAATGGCGGCGCTGAGGAAGTGCTGGAGGCGCGGGATAAGTTCTACAGGGCTATGATTCATCATTTTGTACAATTGGAAGCTGATTATCATATTTCACTGGGGGACCTCACCCATGAGGGAGTGCCGGAAGAGTTCGAGCACATGTTGCAGTGGATCGGCGGCAATGTCGGTCACTTCATACCGGTGATTGGGAACCATGACGCTTATTTGCTTCCCAAATCGGACATTACCGCAATCATCGGTCACAAGCGGTATCAGGCCATCGAGCGAGATGAGGCTCATATCCTTATTCTCGATACGACCAAAGAAATGAATCGGGATGACTGGGGCGGGGAGCTGGATGAGGAGCAGCTAAGATGGCTTGAAGATGAGCTCGTGAAGTCAGGGAATAAGCCGGTTTTGGTGTTTGGTCACCATCCGGTATATGGCACGACGGCACGCTCAACCATGGAGATGATGTCGATTGACCCGCGAACGGATATTCGAGCTGTTCTGAACAAGAAGCAAGGACAAGGATTCTACTTCTGCGGACATAACCATGTGAATTCCATTGTGCAAGAGGATAATTGGTTTTATATTCAGACAGCAGCTTGTCTGGATGTTCCAGCCTTCCGCAGGGTTGAGCTGCATGAAGGTGCGGTTCGAATTGATCTTGTTGCTATAGACGATGCCGAACTGGCCAACTACATGGAAATTGTGTATGCCAATATACCGGGATGGGAATCCATCGTGACGGCAAATGGCGAAGAAAAAGACAGGGTTCTGGAAGTGAAGCTCCTGTCTAACTAA
- a CDS encoding Gfo/Idh/MocA family protein, translated as MKLGVIGYGNRIQDVIAKIMKEDNACHIAAISDIRKHEIQQERLPQLMDTLFYDTPEEMMASTQLDGILIGTRCLLHTEMALKVLPTGIPLFLEKPVATTMQDLRRLKAGNDHYKSPVVVSFPLRVTSIVQWVKEIVDSGKIGTVEHVQAINNVPYGGVYFHNWYRDESLTGGLFLQKATHDFDYINHVLQMQPVSVCAMTSKQIFKGDKPAGLKCVDCTENRTCEESTAFAEPDVRDRWAYCSFAKDTGNEDSGSALIYYENGMHVSYSQNFFARKQAASRGARFLGYKGTVEFDFFTGIVKVFMHHTSRVETYEIDASQDHFGGDRMLASNFIELMQGRNTSISTLDDGLISALQCLKARKSAETRTFQTIDWS; from the coding sequence ATGAAATTAGGAGTTATTGGTTACGGAAACCGCATTCAGGATGTCATCGCGAAAATTATGAAAGAGGACAATGCTTGCCACATTGCGGCAATTTCCGACATCAGAAAGCATGAAATCCAGCAGGAGCGGCTGCCTCAATTGATGGATACCCTCTTCTATGATACACCGGAGGAAATGATGGCTTCGACGCAACTGGATGGCATCCTCATTGGGACACGGTGCCTGCTGCACACGGAAATGGCTTTGAAGGTGCTTCCGACGGGCATCCCTTTATTTCTTGAAAAGCCGGTCGCCACAACGATGCAGGATCTACGCCGTTTAAAAGCAGGCAATGACCATTACAAATCGCCTGTCGTCGTGTCGTTTCCCCTGCGAGTGACTTCCATTGTCCAATGGGTCAAGGAAATTGTGGATTCCGGCAAAATCGGCACGGTCGAGCACGTGCAAGCGATCAATAATGTTCCTTACGGCGGCGTCTATTTCCATAACTGGTACCGGGATGAGTCGTTGACAGGGGGCTTGTTTCTGCAAAAAGCGACCCACGATTTCGATTACATCAATCACGTGCTTCAGATGCAGCCTGTCAGCGTATGTGCGATGACGTCCAAGCAAATTTTCAAAGGCGACAAACCCGCTGGTTTGAAATGCGTGGACTGCACGGAGAACAGAACGTGTGAAGAAAGCACCGCTTTCGCTGAGCCTGACGTTCGTGATCGCTGGGCGTACTGCAGCTTCGCCAAAGATACCGGCAATGAAGACTCCGGAAGCGCTCTCATTTATTATGAGAACGGCATGCACGTTTCGTATTCACAGAACTTCTTCGCGCGTAAACAAGCCGCCTCGCGTGGCGCCCGCTTCCTTGGTTACAAAGGTACGGTGGAATTTGATTTTTTCACGGGCATCGTCAAGGTCTTCATGCACCATACCTCACGGGTCGAGACGTATGAAATCGATGCTTCGCAGGATCACTTTGGCGGCGACCGCATGCTAGCCAGCAATTTCATCGAACTCATGCAAGGTCGGAACACATCCATCAGTACGCTCGATGATGGACTCATCAGCGCCCTGCAATGCCTCAAAGCAAGAAAATCGGCGGAAACTAGAACGTTTCAAACGATTGATTGGTCATAA